One genomic region from Arthrobacter sp. YN encodes:
- a CDS encoding DUF3090 domain-containing protein gives MPTSVHEFAWPDRVVVGTIGLPGSRTFYLQVRAGKQIVSIALEKQQSAQLAEKIDEILDQLITVQGNPFSVPTSTPIELVDNDPLEAVDEQFRAGAMSLGWDPTTAQVVIEAYPIAEVDADDNDEPLVEEGTIEAEMLLVRMPVGTARAFAKRTREIVGAGRPTCPLCGYPMDADGHSCTLPEA, from the coding sequence ATGCCTACAAGTGTTCACGAGTTTGCCTGGCCTGATCGGGTTGTAGTTGGAACCATTGGCCTTCCAGGGTCGCGGACGTTCTACCTGCAGGTGCGTGCAGGGAAACAGATCGTGAGTATTGCCCTGGAGAAGCAGCAGTCGGCCCAGCTCGCAGAGAAGATCGACGAGATCCTTGACCAGCTCATCACTGTCCAGGGCAATCCATTCAGCGTTCCGACCAGCACTCCCATTGAGCTTGTCGACAACGATCCCCTAGAGGCAGTTGACGAGCAGTTTCGCGCTGGAGCCATGAGCTTGGGTTGGGATCCAACCACTGCCCAGGTGGTGATTGAGGCCTACCCCATCGCCGAGGTCGACGCTGATGACAACGACGAACCGCTGGTCGAGGAGGGCACAATCGAAGCCGAAATGCTGCTGGTGCGCATGCCCGTAGGCACCGCCCGCGCCTTCGCCAAGCGCACCCGTGAAATCGTCGGAGCCGGGCGCCCGACGTGCCCGCTCTGTGGATACCCCATGGACGCCGACGGGCACAGCTGCACCCTTCCCGAGGCGTGA
- a CDS encoding histidine phosphatase family protein, whose product MATVILVRHGRTTANATGLLAGRTSGVSLDQIGCEQAALTADRLAAVPVVGVVSSPLERCRQTAELILARQAGTPYAPVDIDITECDYGQWQGRMLSDLETEDLWPVVQTQPSAVVFPGGESMAAMQARSVAAIRRHDAAFEAEHGPGAVWVAVSHGDIIKSILADALGMHLDLFQRINVGPASVSIVRYGADRPSVYATNTDAGDLSWLSNGIHSGDAPVGGGAGQNAP is encoded by the coding sequence ATGGCGACAGTTATTCTCGTGCGGCACGGCCGCACCACAGCCAATGCCACGGGACTGCTGGCTGGCCGCACCTCCGGCGTGAGCCTGGACCAGATCGGGTGCGAACAGGCGGCCCTGACGGCAGACCGCCTCGCAGCCGTGCCGGTAGTCGGGGTCGTGTCGAGTCCGCTTGAGCGCTGCCGGCAGACCGCCGAGCTGATTCTCGCCCGCCAGGCCGGCACGCCGTATGCGCCGGTCGACATCGACATCACCGAGTGCGATTACGGCCAGTGGCAGGGCCGCATGCTCAGTGATCTCGAAACCGAGGATTTGTGGCCGGTGGTGCAGACGCAACCATCCGCCGTCGTGTTTCCGGGCGGTGAATCCATGGCCGCGATGCAAGCCAGGTCCGTGGCGGCAATCAGGCGCCACGATGCAGCCTTCGAAGCCGAGCATGGGCCGGGAGCAGTGTGGGTGGCGGTGAGTCACGGTGACATCATCAAGTCAATCCTCGCCGACGCGCTCGGCATGCACCTTGACCTGTTCCAGCGTATCAACGTGGGCCCCGCCTCCGTATCGATCGTGCGCTACGGCGCTGACCGGCCGAGCGTCTACGCGACCAACACCGATGCGGGTGATCTGTCATGGCTGTCCAACGGCATCCATTCCGGCGATGCGCCGGTGGGCGGCGGTGCAGGACAGAACGCGCCGTGA
- a CDS encoding aspartate ammonia-lyase has protein sequence MTTEPRIEHDSLGSMAVPKSALWGIHTERAILNFPISGIQLGTHRHLVRSLAFVKKAAALTNAELGLIPPEIGEAIALACDTVAAGDVDHAFPVDVIQGGAGTSTNMNANEVIANLALEALGHPRGSYDLVDPIAHVNKCQSTNDVYPTAVRLALVFALEDLLERLALLSAAFAERGQAFAAIPKVGRTQLQDAVPMTLGQEFTAFSVTLEEDQRRLREAAALLLECSLGATAIGTGITADPLYVERVIDKLSVVSGVHLVRAHDFVEATWDTGAFMTFSGALKRTAIKLSKICSDLRLLSSGPQTGLAEIRLPPRQAGSSIMPGKVNPVIPEVVNQIAFFVAGADLTVTMAADNGQLQLNAFEPVIAHALLQSLGWLTNGTDVLRDLCVEGIEANEALLRSRARASTAQATELLPMLGYAVAADLAHKALVSGRSVLDIAVAEGLLLPEQAEALMLA, from the coding sequence ATGACCACAGAACCAAGAATCGAGCACGACAGCCTCGGTTCCATGGCCGTCCCGAAGTCCGCACTGTGGGGAATCCACACCGAACGGGCCATCCTCAACTTCCCCATCAGCGGCATCCAACTCGGAACCCACCGGCACCTCGTCCGATCCCTGGCGTTCGTGAAGAAGGCCGCAGCGCTGACCAACGCCGAACTGGGCCTGATCCCCCCTGAGATTGGCGAAGCCATTGCTCTGGCCTGCGACACGGTGGCCGCCGGCGACGTCGACCATGCTTTTCCTGTAGACGTTATCCAAGGCGGCGCCGGGACATCCACGAACATGAACGCCAACGAGGTCATCGCCAACCTCGCCTTGGAAGCCTTGGGCCACCCCCGCGGCTCCTACGATCTGGTGGACCCCATCGCGCACGTCAACAAGTGCCAGTCCACCAATGACGTCTACCCGACGGCGGTGCGCCTTGCTCTGGTGTTCGCGCTGGAGGATCTGCTGGAACGGCTGGCGCTGCTTTCGGCGGCGTTCGCCGAACGGGGTCAGGCGTTCGCCGCCATCCCGAAGGTCGGCCGCACTCAATTGCAGGATGCCGTGCCGATGACCCTAGGCCAGGAGTTCACCGCGTTCTCCGTAACGCTGGAGGAAGACCAACGGCGTCTGCGCGAAGCAGCCGCCCTGCTGCTCGAGTGCAGCCTGGGCGCCACAGCCATCGGTACCGGAATCACCGCCGATCCTCTCTATGTTGAGCGCGTCATCGACAAGCTCTCAGTGGTGAGCGGCGTCCACCTGGTCCGTGCCCATGACTTTGTTGAGGCAACGTGGGACACCGGGGCGTTCATGACGTTCTCCGGAGCGCTCAAACGCACCGCCATCAAGCTCTCCAAAATCTGCAGCGACCTTCGCCTGCTCTCCAGCGGTCCGCAAACAGGGCTCGCGGAGATCCGGTTGCCTCCGCGGCAGGCCGGCTCCTCCATCATGCCCGGCAAGGTCAACCCGGTGATTCCGGAGGTCGTGAACCAGATTGCGTTCTTCGTGGCCGGGGCCGACCTCACCGTCACAATGGCTGCCGACAACGGACAGCTCCAACTGAACGCCTTCGAACCGGTCATCGCCCACGCCCTGCTGCAATCACTGGGTTGGCTGACCAACGGGACCGATGTTTTGCGGGACCTTTGCGTCGAGGGCATCGAAGCGAACGAAGCGTTGCTGCGGTCCAGGGCACGGGCCTCCACAGCGCAAGCCACCGAGCTGCTCCCAATGCTCGGATACGCCGTTGCGGCCGACCTCGCCCACAAGGCGCTCGTGTCCGGACGGAGCGTCCTCGACATCGCTGTCGCTGAAGGCCTCCTGCTGCCCGAACAAGCTGAGGCCCTGATGTTGGCCTGA
- a CDS encoding aldehyde dehydrogenase family protein — MPETAIAETNSEATVNQLVVRNKFDGTVLATLDQCSEADVRVELIRTASAAPAAAAMPRHERGRILDTAAGLLQERSQKVAELIVAEAGKTIKQARKEVSRAVNTLKLSAAETRRNVGEVVPFDSFEGSENRQGWFTREPLGLIAAITPYNDALNLVAHKLGPAIAGGNTVILKPSQLTPLTAILLVDLLREAGLPAEFVTVVLGDRTIAQTIISSKLVRMVSFTGGFATGRAIAANAGLKRLSMELGGNAPVIVFDDADVPAAVEASVSGSFWAAGQNCIGAQRILVQRSVFNTFVQVFVAQTAPLKTGDPRNEHTDVGPMISNVSAAEAKRKIDEAVAAGAQLLTGGTLNGPVLTPAVLTGVPRNCEAWSEELFAPVVLIEPFDTAEEAIALANDSEYALQAGVFTKDLGRALATAKAIDAGGVMINDSSDYRHDAMPFGGSKYGSMGREGVHFAYEEMTQPKVIAITS, encoded by the coding sequence GTGCCTGAAACAGCCATCGCCGAGACCAACAGCGAAGCCACCGTCAATCAATTGGTGGTCCGCAACAAGTTTGACGGCACCGTCCTGGCCACCTTGGACCAGTGCTCCGAGGCTGACGTCCGGGTGGAACTGATCCGTACTGCTTCCGCGGCACCGGCAGCAGCTGCCATGCCGCGCCACGAACGCGGCCGGATTTTGGATACCGCTGCGGGCCTCCTTCAGGAACGGTCCCAGAAAGTCGCCGAACTGATCGTTGCCGAAGCCGGCAAGACCATCAAGCAGGCCCGCAAGGAAGTCTCCCGCGCGGTCAACACCCTCAAGCTGTCCGCAGCTGAAACGCGCCGCAATGTCGGGGAAGTTGTCCCGTTCGACTCCTTCGAAGGATCCGAGAACCGCCAGGGCTGGTTCACCCGCGAACCGCTGGGACTTATCGCCGCGATCACCCCGTACAACGACGCGTTGAACCTGGTGGCGCACAAGCTCGGGCCGGCGATTGCCGGCGGCAACACCGTCATCCTGAAGCCGTCCCAGCTGACTCCCCTGACGGCCATCCTCCTGGTCGACCTTCTCCGTGAAGCCGGGCTGCCCGCGGAGTTCGTCACCGTTGTCCTGGGCGACCGCACGATCGCCCAAACCATCATTTCCTCCAAACTGGTCCGCATGGTCTCCTTCACCGGCGGCTTCGCTACAGGCCGGGCTATCGCAGCGAACGCCGGCCTCAAGCGCTTGTCCATGGAACTTGGCGGCAACGCACCGGTCATCGTCTTCGACGACGCCGACGTTCCAGCCGCCGTCGAAGCCAGCGTCTCCGGTTCTTTCTGGGCCGCCGGGCAGAACTGCATCGGCGCCCAGCGGATCCTTGTCCAACGATCAGTCTTCAACACCTTCGTGCAGGTCTTCGTCGCCCAAACCGCGCCGCTGAAGACCGGCGACCCGAGGAACGAACACACCGACGTCGGGCCCATGATCAGCAACGTCTCCGCCGCCGAAGCGAAACGGAAGATCGATGAGGCTGTGGCCGCCGGGGCACAACTCCTCACGGGCGGAACCCTGAACGGGCCGGTCCTCACACCCGCTGTCCTCACCGGAGTCCCCCGCAACTGCGAAGCCTGGAGCGAGGAACTGTTCGCCCCGGTCGTCCTGATCGAGCCTTTCGACACCGCAGAGGAAGCCATCGCACTGGCCAACGACAGCGAATACGCCCTGCAGGCGGGGGTCTTCACCAAGGACCTGGGCCGGGCCCTGGCCACCGCCAAGGCGATCGACGCCGGGGGCGTGATGATCAACGACTCCTCCGACTACCGCCATGACGCCATGCCGTTCGGCGGTTCCAAGTACGGCAGCATGGGCCGCGAAGGCGTCCACTTCGCCTACGAGGAAATGACCCAGCCCAAAGTCATCGCGATCACCTCATGA